In Castor canadensis chromosome 6, mCasCan1.hap1v2, whole genome shotgun sequence, the genomic window TAGCCACGCCCCTCCCTCGCCCCTCCCGCCACTGAGTCCCTGGCGGTTTCCACGTAGCCCGGACCTCTAGGGGATGTGCTGCCAACTTCTCCCCATTCAAGGTGCGGCACTGGAGTTCTACTAGCGCCCGAAAGTAACGCGCCAAAGCCGTTTAAAAATGCTTACATTAAGCCGGGCGCTGTGCAACACATTTGTAATCCCTGCTGGAGGTAGGAGTATGGggtccaggtcagtctgggcaaatacaTGACCATAtgggaaaaataaccaaagcagaaagggctcttggcatggctccagtggtatgAGCACAACTGCAGGATCGAGCTCAAACCTTAGAaccgccaaaaaaaattttttttaagtaaaggacATTTGTCTTTAAAGTATTAAGGATTTCTTTTTAAGTAAATGCCTTTAAAGGATTAAGGATGTTTTATTCACATGTATTTTGCATGCCACTCCTGTTTATGGATTTTTTAATATGAAGTTGCTAGGTAAATTGTTTTCCCACCCACATTCCTCTACCACTAAAATGAAAACTCTGGAATGTGTAATACATTTATCTTAAAACTTCTAAGAAATCTACCTGCTTTGGAGATAGAATTAATCTACATTTTAAGTTCCACAGGGTCTAGAAGGGTAATTGACACACACTAGGCTATGAATATTTGCAGTGAAGGAATTTAGATTGCACTGTATATAAAAAAAatctagggtgtgtgtgtgtgtgtgtgtgtgtgtgtgcaggtataATCTATCCTTTTATCCAGTCCAATTTCATTTGATACAGTATCAATTCTATGGTTttggtaaaataagaaaaatagcgTATATATTGACTCTTTCATGAAGCTAAATTTATTCCAAGTGAAAACGTTCTTTATTCTGAGACTGTATATATTGACTCACGAAGATAGatttattccatttaaaaaaaaagtccttcatcCTGAGACTGATGTTAACCAccaatttggatttttttaaatgttctttctttgaTGAAGATGatgctaatttttttctattttaataggCACACTTGGCAAGAAAAGACCATTCTAacttgcctttcttctttttaaaaagatctgtTGGCCATGAAATCCTAAAGTCTAAGAATTATTGACAGACTATATAATGCTAGCAATATTAGGTGCTTCCTATGAGttaatcattttatattatttgatatttcaaaaaataaatttaggagATATTTCTTCTAATAGTCTATGGGTGAAAACTGTTATCTTCTTGTACAGGTAAAGAAGCTGAGGCTTAGAGAGATTGGTCTGTAAGTGCAAAAGAATAGCTTAAATCTCAGGCAGTCAAACTTATTAGCCATTTAACCTTTCTAAAATTCAGATTTCCCACATATAAAGAGTGGATATTACCAACTCATTGGGTTACTGGAAAATATGGAATAGTAAAAGATAATTTAACACAAACTGACATAAGGTACATCCTATTACTTCCAAACTCATCCTTAAACTAAAATCAATCATTTTCTCCTCAACCAAGCTCCTTTCTACCACTGAAGTGATTCCCCCTAAGAAGTATTATGAGATCAGCTATCACTTAGATGCAAACTTAGGCTGTTTCTAGATAAACCTGTTACAGGAATTTTATTGGTCTTAAGTGTTTAGGTGACACTGTCATACTGATAAATGTGCATTCCTATAGAGAGCAAACAAAAGCTAAGTCTCTGAGAGTGTAGTTTTTGTTCAGGTAACCCCTTACTGTGAGACACCAACACACAAGGTATTTTATATGGTAATGCAAAAGGaatcactttttgttttaaaatattaatctcCCAGGTGCCAAAACATAAGCAAGGGACCTACTAGAGAAATACTTCTTCTTGGTGTATCCTATAGTTTGAATATATCCTCTCCAAAATGCTAGTCTTACCAATGTGACAGtagtaaaatgttttcattaagaGGTGATTAGACCATGAGGGCTCCTGCCTTGAGAATGGAATTAAGGCCCCTATAAAAAAGGTTAAGTGATCTTGTTCTTCCCCCCTTCAACCATGTGATGACACTGTTCCTCTCCTCTGGAGGATGCAGCCCTTATCCAGAAAACCAATTCCATCTTGGACTTAGCCTCCACAACGTGAGAAAACAAGTTTGTTATTTGTAATGACCCACCCtcgggtattttgttacagcaggaCAATCTCCATTCTTGATGTCTCTTTTTGTTGCTGTCTTCTgaaaaattacattaatttttttcaacctTGGTCTCAAAGAAGAAAAGGTGACTAAAACTTCCACTGAACCTGAACAACTAAAAAGATAACCTATCAGTTATTACACAACATGGAACATCTTTACTAATTTGTAACTGttaaaaaaatgtataacctTGTTTACTGGCATGAAATATGCTCCAAAGAATTGACTGACTACATCCCATCCTGGTTTCCTGGAAGAAATCTCTGGAGGACACTAAAACTAAGAAATGATTCCCAGGAAAGTAAATTATGAAAATTAGCCAGTAAGTTAGGATACCATGACTTATTGGACAGTATATCCTAGAGGAGGCCACAGAGGGAGAATGGAACTGGAAGCACCATGGACAGAGATTATCAGATGAGCTGCACTAGGCCCGTCCTGAGGGCCAAAGTCTCTCATCAGCAGAAGCCATACATGGGTCACTGGACAGGCAAGGGCTATGAGTTCCTGTCCCATTCAACTCTTCAGTGGAGTTGATGGTGTGCCACATGCATGTGGAACAATTAGAAAACAGTCATTCTGGTCTGATCTGATTTGGTGTTaatgtggtgatttttttttttttaagcaactaTTGAGCACTTACAACATACCAGCCACCTTTCTAGGCAAAAAGAGTAAAATTGGTGAAGATGAAAACATACAAAGTAATTCCATCTGTGCTAGCACTAAATAGGGTAAAAGAGCAAGTGACAAGAGAAAGGATACTGAAGGACTTGAGAACTGAATCATAAAGGGTAGCTGTACAGTAGGTAAAAAGTAAACCAAGTGGCATAAAGAGCAAGTGAAAAGGGCTTGTGACAGAAATGAGACCACTGTGGCTAGTGCAGAGCAAGGAATAAAAACATCACAGAAAGCAGGAGCCAGGTAATAAAAATGCTGTGTAGTCAGAAAACTGTTACAGGTTTAAACAATTCACTCAAGTCTTAAAAGCATTAACCTTTCCCACTGTGTACAATGTGGGTGGGATGAGAGCCAGGTAGGGGTAAGAAGGAGCAGCTGGGAAAATACTACACCCATTTAAGTAAGAGGCAGCTTGGCCTAGGTTGGTCATGAAAACAAGGCAAAGGACAGACTCAAGAGAGCCCAGAGGACTTGCACATATACAAGACACAAGGATAAGAATGCACAATGGACTCTCAAGAATGGAGTCAGGGATCTTCGCATCTTTTAATTTGAACAAGCTTAAGGTACTGCCAGTTCCTGGAAAACAAAttgagggagaaaagaaatttgGTTTGAAAAATTAAGGTTTGTGTTAGACAGGTTAAGTCTGAGATGCTTATTAAGTGGAGCATTCAACTATCACACTAAACTCTGAAGCTCAGAGTAGCAGGCTGGATACAATTTGGAAGGTATCAGAACACAGCCAGATGTATtggcaagaaagaaagaactgacacatacaggcattaaaaaaaaaaaaagaaaaagaaaaaaaccagcaGTACAGTTTCATggaaacaggaaacaaaatacTCCAAAAACAAGGTAGAGGACAACTATCAAATGCTGCTCAAGATTTAAgtcaagaacaaaaaagaaatatataggaTTGAGATTCTGGTAAGAGCAAATTTAGGAGATACCTGAACATTTTGTTAAATTCTATTGTAGGATTCTATCATTACAAAGTGTAGTAGGCAAAACAACAGTCCTCCAAAAGTGACCATATCTTAATACCCCAAATATGGAAATACATTACTTTATATATCAAAGGGAACTTTGCAGCTATGATTAAGTTGATGACTAGGAAATAGGAAGACTGTCTTACATTTCCAGGTAGGCCCCATGTAATCACAAATGTCCATGTAAGTGAAACAGAACAGCAGGAGACTCATCAGTTTAGAGGATGCTCCAATGCTAGGGACCATTAGAAGATGCTACAGTGCTAGCGACCATGAGCCAAGGGATGAAGCTGGCTTCTAGAAGCTACAAAAGGCATGAAAATTGACTACCCCTAGAGCAtccagaaggaacacatggattTTATCCCAGCAAGACTTCTATGAGTTGTAGGACCCACTGACTATAAAATGTGTTGTCTCATGCCACAAATTTCCAGAAATTTGTTACAACAGCAAAAGGTAACCAATACACAAGGAGCTGTATCTGTACAGATCTTTACTTCATGACATCAAAGTAGAAGAAATTCCCTTTGTTCACTGATTTTATAAACACCAAGCAACTTCGGGTCCAATGTAGTGCATATAAATCTCTGCTTTATGTAGGATCAAGTCAAACTCTGGTAAGTCTGAGTAACTCTTGATACATTAATAATACTGCTACAAAGCAGAGAATCAGGCATGTAACAAGCAGACAAAAATACTGTGAGCCCTAGGTGCCTCATCAATCAGCTCTGCCTCTGACAGAACCCAGCTTACAAAGGCTGACAGTGCCTTCTTATGGCTATCACAAATCCTCACAAATAAACCCTAATCTTTGGTTAGTTTTTCATTTCTGGAAAAGTTATCAAAGGTTTTCAAAAGaccaattaggaaagaaaaagcaactgGCAGATGTTATTGGTATGAAATTTCTAATTTAACATTCCCTCggtattttaaaaaagtaaataaattaccAGTCTAAAATTCAGTTGATCCAATTTATTAGATGGTTGGTAAAAAGGCTCTTTGAATATGACCCAAACTTAAAGGATGAAGTAAAGTaaaatttgatacattttaaaataaacattgccATCAACAGCTACCctgttttcataaaattatttgtatctattatacatacacacagagaggCACTACTGTGCATTGGCAGTCAACTTTATACATTTTTTGGAGACTGATGGAATTTTAAGTGAGTTTTCTGCTATTTCTAattgctttaaagttttttttctgaTACCTAGCATGCATCATTTAAAAAGGCAGGTCAAGCATTTCTATCCAATCTGGAAGGAGAGGTAAATGTAACTCCAGCAAAgaacataaaaatttcaaaagttaGTAAGTAACTGGATTTCAAAATTAGGAAATGTTTACTACAGATTCTATAATCAAATTGCCTTTTACTATGACATAGAAAAACTTTCTTGCTACTTCTGTTTATAAAATTCAAATCTTATCATTGtcccaaagaaacaaaacattgttttcttttagagacaTTTTATTTAGACAACTAAAAATAATTAGATATTCAGAAGCCTTGtacaaagaaagacaaatcaAACCATTTACTTTATTATGTATTCCCTCTTCTTTacaactaaagcaaagaaaaaaaaaaggcattctgCTTTAAGggaaaagtcagaaaaataagccaatatatttttcttctccatAATAACATAAACAGTTAGAAGAAATTTAATTATAGTAAGAAATTGGATGTTGGCTTGCACATATTCATTAAAAACACAACAGGCTGTTGTACTACGAGAGCTTGACTCCACTTGTCTTCATCTGACACTGAGTTTTCACTCACAGGCAACACCAAGTTAGTTGTTGGAGCACTGGAGCTAATCCATATTCCCCATTATTTACTGCCAGGTTTGCTGTAAGCAGAGAGTAACTCTGGAAGGCTGATGCTTTTCTCTGCTTGTTTATTTAGTCCATAAGTTATATACTATCTGTGGCACATGCTTGATGCTCAGGCCTTAACTTCAGGAGTTGACGAATAGATGGAATCTGAATTCTCTGAAGCAATTTCTtctacaattaaaaaacaaaactataatcAATTtactaaagaaaagaagcaaatctgTTTCCATGTAATGAAGGAATTAaaggctttgggtttttttgtttgttttctttaagaaCAGTTTTGTGAGGGAGTAGAAATGGAAAGCAATTTGCACATACCATTAATGACTGGACTCATGCCACCAAAAGAACCAGCGGGAAAGAGTTCATGTATCTCATCCATTAACTTGTCTACTCCATAATGTAACCAAATGTTCTATTTTTCTAAGCTAAATTTCTACTGACACCAAGTATCCAataagcactgaattcaaattaTGCTTTTGTAAGATCTGGCCCATTCTTTTAGTGATTTAAATCCTAGTATTAATGCCACTCAATCAAAACATTAATAATCaaacatgaagtttttttttttattttgcaaaaaagctgataaacagaaaaaagttaTTAAGCAATCTAATTGAGTAAATGGCAAACACATTCCTAATTTTCCCAATCATTGTTTCCAGTTTCTCATGACAGCAATCTGAAATTTGCTTCTTATGCCCTATCTTCTAGCTGAAGACAACTGTCAAGTATTGCCAGGACTTCTTCTACATACAATAAAGACAACTGCTCTCGTCACCATTCTCTTATTCAAAATCACATGACTGTTCATCTACACTAAAATGACTCCAGTCTAATTCCTTCTCCACTCTACAGCCTAACaatctttaaaaacttaaatcgaaatttattattattcctgtttGAAATGCAAAGGTTTCTTATTGTCTCAATACAAAGCTGTCCAAGTTCTAACACAGCAGTTGAGTGAGGCCCTTAACAAAGCTTCTCCAGCCTCATTTTGCCCTTGCTCTTATCAAAGAGACACAGTGAAGTTTTTCTGGTTCCTCATATCTTGTGCTCCTGATTGGTTTTGAGCCttaatgttttgtttcttctgttttcctgttAACGAACTCTTCCATCCTGTCCTTACCAGCCTCCATCTCATAACTAACCCTTCACTACTGTTCATCCTCAGGTTGCAGTTTAAATGTCACTTTTCCAGAAAGCCTTTCTTGATTCCCCTTACAATTACTTTATCTAAGTAATTTGCTAAAGCAGAATCTGTCTCCTACGTTAGAATCTGAAATTCTGTACAGTAACCACATTAGTCACACCCATACTACACCTCAGCACCCATTACTCTGCAGCAGGCACCTCAATGTTTATGCACATACACCTCAGTTTTAAATCCACCGGGACTCTTACAGAAGTCAATTCATTTGCGTTTACCTAGCTCCTCTTCTGTTGTCTCTGGAAAATTCATCTTTGGCTTTGCCAGCTCACCACTATCTTCttctatgaaagaaataaaaaagcaatgatGATTGACTAGTGAATACATTATCACAAGTAATTGCTATTTAATAAGCTAGAAGAATAAGACAATTCCAAGCAACAAGCTGTAATAGAAATAATTCCCTTTTTGAAACATTGTGATTCTAAAACATTATGTCTTTCTTCAAAAATTAGTTTTAAGATTTATACTTCAATTGCTCAGATTAGTAActagtttttttaattaaaaatatacctGCTCTGTTAGTAAAGATTCAATAGTATTATTGAAAGATTATATATACATTGCTTGTAAATTCTTCATACTCCTATCTAAcaaatttgaataaaattcatTCTATTCACCAAATGAGCTAAAGTTTTAGAATTAAAAcagactgacaaaaaaaaaaattaaaccaatgaaACACAGTAGCCAATTTATAATTCTGGCTTCTCTGTTTaaactatattattttataaaactctgggaaatggaaacatttaaatggaattaacaataaaaaaatacaaatcatgcaTTTTAATTTGATAAGCAGGAGTAAAATTCTTACCAGGAAGCACACATTTCCAAAGGCCATAGGTTTTTCCTACCACAGTTTGCCATAGTCTCAAAGTTCCATCTTCAGAACCACTGGCATAGAGTTCTCCATCAGGACTAAATCTCACACAGTGAATGGGACCAAAATGTCCTTTGTAGGATTCTGcaaaagaagatgaagatgagggTTACTAGATTTCAATAATTAATTGTTAGGTTAAGCTTTGATATAGTAAAGAAAAAACTCTCCATATTATTGGAGAGATACAAAACTCATCGGAGCAAATACAAAGAActgtatttaattaaaaatgaagtagAGGGTATAACAgtaaacacctataatcccagctacttgggagtcagaggcagaaggatgggtATAAGATCCAGATCCTCCTGTCCAGCATAATTAGAGACCCTATTAATAGCCCAAGTGgaagggcacttgcctagcaaatatgaggccctagattcaactgccagtacaacaaaaaaaaaaaaagagaaagcagcaATTCTCATCATAAAGTGCTATATCATGTCTATCATTTTTCCCTAAGATTATCCCCTTCCCAAACACAGCACACATCATAGTGTCAAActgtctttcaaaaaagaaaatgaagcttcATATCCCATTAAGAGTGGAAGGGTTAATAAAAAATGCCATAGTCTACACAACACAGATCTAAAGTGTATCAGTTCAATCCCAATTTCCACATCTTAAACTCACTATTTACTGGGGACCAATTCTTATTATGACTACAGAGAGCCACCAGATGGAGCTCTTTTCCACATTCTGCCTATTCATTTTCTACCAGGATATCGAGATTCCACTAATCATCATTCTGCTAccaaaacactgagaagtaggatcAAAAAACTGGTCCTTAAAATTTTAATCTGGAATCTATGAGATAATGTACAGATGAGGAGTGTCTTCTATTTAAGTCATGCTCCTATTTATGAACCTCCCTCATTTATGTTCTAATGCCTCAACACCTTATTAGCCCTCACAGCTCTCTACTAGATCAACATTCCTGGTTTTccccagaaggaaaaagaaagttgtAAGAGTAGAgagactgggggtatagctcagtggtagcatgcattcctagcatatgcaaggcactgagttcagtccccagctcacaataaaaagaacatttgGTTGCAAAATTAGAATGGCTAGGTCCAAGTCCAAAATTCATCAACTGTGACCTCAGAtctcaggcaaataattcaattcagttttctcttcctctccctcctcttcccctcactCTCCAGCCCCGCtctcttttggtgctgggaatgagGACCAGGGCCTTGGGAATGCTAGACCATGCTCTACCACTATGCTACATCTCCAACCCATTTGCTCATCTTCACAAAGAATGTAACATGTGACCAAAACATATCTACGCAAACCAAATACATCAGTTTTTCCCAAGAAACAAGACATAAAGTTGCCTTTTGTTCTTAGCAGATAATTCTGCAAACTTAGCAGTATGGGTGGTAAAGAAGGACAGCTGGAAACAGATAACAAAAAAAAGTGGCAActtacagacaaaaaaattacaaaaaacaaattattttgaactaaaagcaaaaactatTTGGGAAGGGTAGAAGTAGATACTAAAATAGTACCACTAAAATAAGCCATAGTAACTCCCCCATACACGCTATTCTCCATAGAATTATGGGGACACCTAGTTGGCAAAAAATGAAGGGGAGCTGGGTAGATGGGGTATGCACCTACACTATACTTTAGGATGAACGAATTCTCTTGTATCTATTTAGTACATATCTTTAACAAGACTGTCCCCTCCCAATAAAGTTTGAAAATCActgcaaaataatataaaacatcaGCATATAGATGAACTTCAATTAAAAGGTAAATCGAGTTAAGAATAAAATGGATAAAACACctttatttctgcatttataaGGACCAAGTTTTCAACATGCTAGAAATGAGATGTTTGGTGTTCTTTCCTGGAACTCAACATCTGACGAATATAACCACAACATTTTACAGGAGGAATATGCGAAGAACTCACCTAACTCTTCCCCACTATTATAATCATACTTATAAAGTTTAAAATCTTCACCACCTGCAACAAGGAATTCTTTCTCAGGATGAAGGGATGCAGAATTGATGGTTGCAGGAGCTTCAAAGGATTTAATTGGctccaaactggaaaaaaaaatgaaaatgtttacaaattttaaaataattatacttaAAACTGTTTCTAAACTCTGAAACCAAAGGAACCATTAACCATTAATATTCAGTCAAATATAAACAGtgatatgaaaaaaaagaattctaacaTGAGCAGAACAATTCAGAAGGATGTTACATCCAAGTGGGAGGAACACGAAGACATTTCAATAGGGGGATAGCCACATGGTAAGCAGTAGATGGTTCCTGGAAATCAGTATCTTggctaattaaaataatttggacaatatactgggatttttttttttattttttgagatagagtttccttatgtagcccagggtcttgaactcacaatccttcttccTCAGAAGCTTctgaagtgctggaattatagttatgtgacatcacacccagctgggattttttttctttttaatgtttaaaaactttcatttggtatttcttaatttctctatGACAACAACCACCTTAGTAAACATAAAAAGGCTTGtaggctaggtatggtggtaccaCATGGTGGTACTCCCCAGCCTTGGGgaggaaacaggaggatcatgggtccaggccagcctgagctacacaggaaGAGCCTGTCTCAGtgaaaccaagggctggggatagaGTTCAGTGGTAGGTGTTTGCCTACcacatgcaaagccctgagttcaacccacagcaccacctaacaaaacaaacaaataaaaaaactaccAACAAAAAAAGTTACCAGTAAGTAAGTATTTTCACATAAAGGACTATTTGTATGTTTTCTCAGTTGTTGAGGATTTTAGACTTCTGAAACAAGAAAATGGCACAAAATCTGAAATTCCTATAAACATGTTTTTACTACCAGACAGCAAAAGATTAATTAAATCTGAGACTgtaattatataaaaaaattcatgtttaacAATAACTCCATCTGAAAATCAATTACAGTTTGGACATTGGCTCTTTTTCAGTTCaacattgaaaactatgaaacGCTTGTAACATTCTAGCCTCTACATATTGTCACCTATTCCCAACACACAACATAAAGCATGAAAATTAAAGTTAGCCATGAGTTATGAAGTGTAACTGAAGAGCAACTTGCTGGCTCGGATGTTCAAATATTAAGCAGGCCAGCAAATCTCAGCTACCAGTGAGATTTGAGGCAACAGTCTATAGCAGGGTTGCCTGCCAAACTCCAGGAATAAGCAGTAGTATAGTTGTACAATTTGAAGGCTCCAGGCAAAATGTATCCTAGTATCAATTCactatgcatatatatgaaatcctcaactttttaaaaaatttccaattctattctttttttctcccattcagttaAGATTAGCTGTGCCAGTAGCCCTTTAGACAAAACATTAAGACTGAGGTCAGAATGTAATATGGTATAATCTTCATAGATATCAATCAGGTATCATGCATAAATAAGAACTTTGGCCAAGTATGgaagctcatgcctgtgatcccagctactccttagtgagatatggaggatcaagatttgaaaccagccccagcaaaagttaggaagacccatttcaaccaataaaaagcttgTCATGGTGGTAGGCTACCTGTCATCCAGTTACATGACAGGTGCAAAgaggaggatcaccatccaggcaaaaaacatgataccttatttgaaaaataactgaagcaataCAAAGCAGGGGAGTGGCTGAAGTTGTAGAGTACtaggtacaaggccctgagttgaaacccccagtatcacaaaaacaaaaacatttcttcCCTTTGTAAAACTGGTAATTCTACTCATAGGACAGAGACGTACCACAGCACACACTGCACTGCTAAAGCACAGGAACTAATACACAATTCAGTACAAGCTATAATGTAACATAGTTAATAAAAGTGTTTTCAAAGTGTTTGGCTAACATTTTTTTAAACGTTCTTaggtatttttcatgttttcatttttttagtaaGCTAACTGTCCTTTGTTACCCAAAAACAGAGAATGAAAGAATTTCTTGGCCATACCTTACTGCACTATGAAAAGCAATAGATCGTCCATAAGTAATAACCAGGATCTGTCCCTCAGGAATATATTCCATACTGCTAACAGACATATTAAAATTGAGAGATTTCACTTCTGTCATCGTAGCATGATCCCAAAGGCTgcaaaaaggaaacaggaaaatacGGTAATATTTACACACTTAAGAAAAAAGGGTTAAATTCTAATTACATCTGAAGATAGAATAATCTGTCCATGATAGGATAATCACAATTGTTGTAAAATAACTTTCATTACAA contains:
- the Strap gene encoding serine-threonine kinase receptor-associated protein, which produces MAMRQTPLTCSGHTRPVVDLAFSGITPYGYFLISACKDGKPMLRQGDTGDWIGTFLGHKGAVWGATLNKDATKAATAAADFTAKVWDAVSGDELMTLAHKHIVKSVDFTQDSNYLLTGGQDKLLRIYDLNKPEAEPKEISGHTSGIKKALWCSEDKQILSADDKTVRLWDHATMTEVKSLNFNMSVSSMEYIPEGQILVITYGRSIAFHSAVSLEPIKSFEAPATINSASLHPEKEFLVAGGEDFKLYKYDYNSGEELESYKGHFGPIHCVRFSPDGELYASGSEDGTLRLWQTVVGKTYGLWKCVLPEEDSGELAKPKMNFPETTEEELEEIASENSDSIYSSTPEVKA